In Candidatus Poribacteria bacterium, the genomic window TTCTCAAGGTCACGAAGCAATTCAAAAGCGGTGTCAAGAATTGTCGGTTTCTTTGGGCTATTTCTTAATATGAGCCAAAGTTATAGTACGCCGGCTTGCGGCAACCGGACAAACTGAATAAAACGGGTTATAACTCCGATTTCCCAATCAAAGCATGTACAATCGTATCAATATTATGTCGGATCATCCCGGTGTAGGTGCCTTCAGGTGTCCCCTCGTTTCCCATAGCATCTGTGAAGAGCACACCGCCAATCTTCACATCAAATCCTTTTGACTTCACAGCGGCTTTCACGGCTTCGAGACTCCGTGAAGAGACGGATGACTCTACAAACATAGCAGAGATACGCCGCTCCGCGATAAACGTCGCTAATTCCTGTACATCAGCGATACCGACTTCTGTCGCGGTGCTAATACCTTGCAATCCGCCTACCTCAAACCCGTACGCCCTTCCGAAGTAGTTAAAACAGTCGTGCGCCGTCACAAGGACGCGTTGCTGAGATGGCACGCGTTCCACTTGCGACTTTACGTATGCGTCGAGTTCTGTGAGTTCCATGAGGTAGCGTTCGGCATTGCTTTGGTACAGGAGAGTATTATCGGCATCGAATTCACTCAGAGCATCGCGAACCTTTCCGGCCGCTTGCATCCAAAGTTTCACGTCAAACCATAAGTGCGGATCGTAGAGTCCGTCGTATTCTGCGGGTGTTAGCAGTAGCCTCCGATCTACAGCGTCTGTTACAGCGACCGTCGGCGTGTCCTGCGACATCTTCGCAAGGATGTCCACCATTTTTGCTTCAAGGTGCAGCCCGTTATAGAAGATAATGTCAGCTGAACCGAGCCTTTGAACATCTTTAGGCGTTGGGTTGTAAAAGTGTGGGTCTACGCCAGGTTCCACCATCCCGGTCACCTCAACGCGCGTACCGCCGACATTTTTAACAATATCAGTAATCATACCGATCGTCGCAACAATGCGAAGTTTATCGCTTGTAGCAGTATCCGGTTGTCCCTTCGGATCACAGCCAGACCATACCAGTATACCTATTAAACACAATGAAATATATATATTCTGCATAATTTTTCTCCGTATAATTTTATACATTTTCCGGCTCGCATGTTAGACAGGTCTTACAGAGGTGCCGATTCACGAGATGCGCCGATGCGAGTAAAACGCCGCCGATACTGTAGAAAACGACTTCAAAAGTGCCTTCAACGGCTGTCTGAGCGGTAGCGATGAATGCTAACGCCGCTATCAGTACCAAAAACGCTCGCCAGTTTCGGTGGCGTCGAACCCCCCACGCTAAACTCCCGATTGCCAGTCCAATTGCACTAGCAATAAGGATAAACTCAACACGCTCATTCGCAAGGAAACTCAACCCAATCAAAGGTAAAACTGTTCCTAAAAGCGGCATCGCGAGGCAATGGATCGCGCATGCGAAAGGGAGACACGCCGCGCACGCGACAGAGAGACACGCGCCAGTCGTATTCACGAGTTCGGGGTTAAAATTTCTTTTCATTTGGCTTTTATCTCCTTAGAAAATTGAGGACGGGGCGGTATAATCAAATTATCGCCCCGTCCTACAGTTTTAAAAATTAAGTTTATACAAGAGTTTCACATTCCGTCCGGGTTCCGGCATTGCCGCCTTGATGCGAGACAGATGTTCGCGATACGTTGTATTAAAGAGGTTTTCAATCTCAAAAACGACCATGTTCTCAATCTGCCACCACGAAAAATTGAGATAGCTGCCGATATCATAGACGAGATAGCCGTCTGTCGGTTCCTCAAATTCACCGAGCCGGGTCTGGCTGCCTGAAAAACGGGATGCGACATACAGATGCAACGGGGTAGGCGTGTAGCTGATGACGAATTTACCGTTGAAGGGTGGGACACGCTCCATGGGGTATCCACTGGTTTGAATCGTTCCGTTGACATAACTCATATTGAGCTGAAGATGGACCTGTGAGAGGATCTCACCCCCTATTTGGATTTCAGCACCATCCATCACAACGTCGTGTCCCATGTATTGATAAATCCACAACCAACCTGCTGCGCCGCTGCCCCACTCTTTTTCACCGCTATTCGTCGGAACGAGATAGTTCTGGATATGATTCCTGAAAAGGGCAAGATTGAATCTGAACCTGTCGTCTGTGTATTTGACGAAGAGTTCAGTGCCATATCCGTTTTCGGGTCCCAATTCTGCATTGCCAATTTCGTAGGAATAGACAGCCAAGTGGGGACCATCGCTGAAAAGTTCCTCGATCCCTGGTGCGCGAAACGTTTTCATGAGGGTAGCCCCGGTACTCAGCCGATCCGTCCAATGGTAAATTCCAGAGGCAGCCCCAGAGAAACCGTTGAAATCGCGGCGTTGGACGGCTCCGGCTCGGACAACTGCCCCCGGTCTAAACGGTTCCGAACGCCTAAGGTCGTAGCGGATAGCCCCCTGTAAGGTGAGTTTGTCGAAATTACGCTGGTTTAGATAAAAACCTGCCAACGCGAGCTCACGGGTGTGCGGGGTCCAGTAAAATCCGTCTGTGGCATGGTCTCGGTATTCCCACCAAACACCTGCAATCGCGTTGTCTAATAGATGCGCCATCGCTGAGACGTTGTAGGTTAACAGACCGAATTCGACACCAAGTCTCCCGTTGGACTCCCATTCTTGATGCTGATATCGCGTATAGGCAGTCTGGAGTTTTACCTTTTCAAGTATTGTTGTATTGAAGCGGTACTCCATCTGTCCTTCATAACGTTGCTTGTCAAGTTCGATGTTGACCCCGTTAATATGTCCCTCTGGTGAGCCGGGAACGCCGTAATCTGAGCGATAACTGCTTCCAGATGCACCGATGAAACCCCACGGTTTAATCAGCGAAGCACCACCTGAAAAGTTAACATTTGAAAGGGCTGTGTTTTCGAGGACCCCTACCGGCGTTTGTATGTCAGATGCAAGGCGCCGATTCCATTCTACATTGCCCGCAAAATCACCAATTGGGAACGTAAAACCTGTTGTCCCGGTCAAACCTGAGTTTACAGATTCACCTTGGAACGTTAGATGCATATCAAGCCGTCTCGGTAGAATTTGCGGTATGTGATTGCTTTTGACATTAATAACACCGCCCAACGTGCTTGAACCGTAAATGAGCGCTGCGGGACCGCGCGTAATTTCAACGCCCTCGGCAGTCGTCGGATCAATGGATACGGCATGGTCGGCACTGGAGGCGGATTTATCACCTGTACGTTCGCCGTTTTCAAGGATGAGCAGCCTGTCGCCGCCCAATCCACGAATAACCGGGCGCGCAATTGCCCGTCCCATCATCCGTTGTGAAATGCCCGTCTCATCTGCCAACGTGTTCGCCAAGGTCATCCCTAACCGTCTTTGGAGTTCCGCTTCATCCAATACTAAGTCGGTTGTTTCCTCAAACTGTGAAAGCGCGCGATTTGAACTGTGTACCCTGATGGTTTGCATTTGAAAAGACAATGCCTCCAGTTCAATCTTGAGATAAGGCGTGGAGGCATTGACATCAATTATTTGTTCAAACCGCTGATAACCGACTTTCAGGATCTGCAGCGTCTGCTGTCCTTCTGGCACTGCGTCAAACTTAAACCGACCATTCGCATCGGTTCGGACGCGCCTCTCAAGTCCCTTAATCCGGACCGTCACCCCGTTGAGTCGAGTGCTGCTCTGTGTTTCAACAACCTCTCCTTCCAGAGACCACGTTGTGTTCGAGGCACTTTCGGAATCCTTGAGATAGCACAATAGACATACTATTATCCCAGACACCAACACGAATAGGTAGGGACGCTTTTTAAGCATCCCTACCGTGGGAGACCTATGTGAACAAGCACAAGTGCTTAACATGGGATTCCCCTTATTGAACAGTTACCGGTATCAGAAGTGCTCCCGTGAAATCTGGATGATCCCCGTGAAGGAGTTGAAGTTTGATTTCCGTTTTGCCTGCCTTCAATCCCTCAAGTCCAAACGGTAACTCTTCACCGTGTTCATCGTGGTCGTCATCGTGGTCGTCATCGTGGTCGTCATCATGGTCGTCATCATGGTCGTCGTCATGGTCGTCATCATGGTCGTCATCATCGTGGTCGTGTTCATCGTGGTCCAGATGGATCTCGATAATAGCGGAATCGTACCCCGACAAGCCCAAGGCGAATTCTTCCTCATGTCCATGTTCATCCACGGCTTCTACTTCATCGAGGTGGGCTTCGTGACCGTCTGCATCAAGAAATACGGCATGTACCTCAATCTCTTCACCAACGTTGACGGTGAGGCCGCCGGTATGGGTGCCTTGAAACTGACGATAGACCTCCACCTCATTGACTTCCAAAACAAAGCCATCAACATCGGCGTGAAGGGGGGCATCATGGTCGTGTTCGTGGTCGTGATCATCATCAACAATAGGGTTGTCCTCTTCGCCACAACCGCCCATAAACGGTAGCAGTGCTACCAAACTTATTAACATTAATCGTGAAATAGCGACAGAAAAGTCGCGTCCAAAAAAGTAACTAAACATTTGTATTCTCCAATTTTTTAATTTTTTTGATCTGATGGCACACAGTGTGTGCCCATTATTTTTCATAGGACTCACGCAATTTTGATTTTAGCACACACTGTTAAATAGAGTGCTTGGAAAAAACGCGGACGGTCTCTTGGCACAGGAGACCAACAGTTTCCTATGCTACAAAAGAGCAGTATGCGTAAGTCCCTCTAAAATGGAATTACACTTAACAACGAACATGCCACGCGAAAGATATGGAGCACTTGTTGACATGCCGCGAGTATCTCATGCTTTGTTAGGATAATAGATACACCTATAAAACGCCTGAACGAGGAACCGTTGGGTACACACAATCAGGTAGTGTCTATCACAGCAACACTACTAACGTGAGTTTGATAAGCAAGCACACAAATTGTGAAGTTTGTGCTACAGGGTTGTAAGGTGGACCTTCGGAGAAAGCACCTATTATCGAACACACATCATTTATTATTAAACTGGTGTTCCTATATATTGCAAAGTAGAGATGTACAAAGCGCGGGGCGCGTGCAGATAACCCCGCGGTCTTTGTACAATAACAGGTATAAAGGAAAAACAAAGGCTGCCTTTAAAAGGCAAAATTTGTAAGTTTTTTGGAGAATACGGGTGGGGCGCGACTGCGCGTGTTCGCGGGAAGTCTTAAAGGAAGAAAAACAGTTTCATAAAGCGGGAGTGTGGTCGTCAAAAGCAGCGGAAAGACGAATATAAAAGGCTCAATTTCAACGCCAGCGTGCAAGCAGTTGTAGACACAGGCTATACAGGTGTTTTCAGCACGTGAATGTTCAGTATGATCGTGTGTGAGTTCGATGACCCCGAGCAGCGCGATATAACAGCATAGACTTATTGCAATGCAAATTTTCAAACCACGCCCAAATGTTAAAGTCGTGCCGTTTCTCATAAACCAGAACCTATGATATAATGAAATGAATAAGTGCCAATAAGTTTGCGATAAATTATATCATACGGTTATGGCAATGTCAAATAAAACTTAAAAAGAAGCCAGGTCTATTTGTTCTAAGGCTTTGGCAGTCTGTAAACACCGCGTCGCACTTTTACAATTTCACCGAGTGCCACGAGACGCGTGAGTTCTGTATTTATGGCTTTTGGATGTCCTTGAATCGCCGCCGCGAATTCCGGTGTCTTTTTTTCGCCATCGGCGAGCAGGGCGAGGATTTGCTCGCGGAAAGTGACACGCGCCCTACCTCTTAGTCTTTGCAACAACCGGTTCGCCTGCCTTAGTGAACATCCGAGAACTCGCTCAACCTCTTTTCTGCTGGATTCAACCGTCAGATTGTTGCGTTCCTCCTCAAATCGTTCGCGTGTCGCTATCACCTCCGCGAGTGTATCTAACCCACCAGCGACATCGAAATCTTCCCAGTCAAAAAGGAGTGTTTCGGGTCTATCAGTAATCTCAGGGATTCGCATCCCCGTAATCAACATAACCTTCTTATTTGCGAAACGGTTCAGCTGCGCCAACTTTATAATCCGTGTTAATATACAGGTGATCTCTTTTTCATAGACGCTCTGGACGCGTTCGTCTTTGTAACGGTAGGCCCCCGGTTCCATTTCATAAGAGAGGGGTTCCTCGTCGTTTCCAAACAAGATCTGCGTGCGGCTCAAAAGGGCGCGTGCTCCCATTTGCGGCAAGCCAACTATCCAGATGACTTGCGTCTCTTGAAAAGCGGTTTCCAATCCTTCCACTTCTCGAAAACTCGTCAAGAAACAGACATTCTCATTTTTCGCGATATCCTTCAGGTGTTCAATTGCCGGAACATGGGTTATAATCCCATGCTTAATGTTTCGATCCCTTTCTATTTCCGCTTGGATTCTGGAAAAAATGTGCTGCCCCGCTTCAGACATCGCCATAATGTCCCAAGTGTTGCTGAGGTCTAAAATTGTCTCCCGTGGATAGATACCGGTGCGAACCTGAAAAACGCGGTTTCCGGGAACCCACACCGTCGGTTGCGTGCGAAGAATCTCGGTTTCTACATCCAAGAATGTCCGCCGTAAATGTTCAGCGTCGAGAGCCTGTATATTGACAAAAAGGTATTGGATGCTCGGATGCAGCAGGGGCGGCACCCGGAACTGTAGGGTTTCGTTCCACCATTCCATCGGTGCATCAGCGTCCCGTGTGTAATGTGCAAAGAAACGTTTGAGTTGATGCCAAAACGTCCAACTTGGGTCGGCATAAATCGCTGGGAACGTCTGAATGTTTTCAACCGGCACCGCATCGACGTGGCACATCTGTTGGATGATCTCTTCTTCGAGCCATTGAAACGTCTGGACGACTGTTCGGAATCGTCTAACGGCGTTTCCATGGGATTTATCTCTGATGTCAACCACATTCAGTAGCGCCAGTGCAAAGTTGGCTAATGCTTTGCCTTGCCAATTGGCAACCCACGCCTTGAGAGTGGTTCTGGGGAGTTTGCATCTAAGAAACAGTCGCTCCTCACAGTCGGTATTGATGATACAGAGGGGTTGTGTTCCCTCGGGCGTTTCGAGAAGTTGTTCCGCTATTTTTGCGTATTCTGGGTCCGAAAACAGTCGCGTACTGGAAATATCTTTCACCTGATCCCAGAGATGTATCCGATCCCGCCACTGTGCCACCGAGTTGACATCTCGGCTTTGAAGAAATTGCGATGCTACTGCCGCAAGCTCACCACTCGGTACCTTTAAACAGATTGCCTTACGCGTACGCAGGACGGATTCTACTTCAGGGTCTTTCTCTGCGTCTATCTCGGCAGTAAATCCAAGGACCCGCACATTCGTATCGAAAGCACGCTGCACCTGAACACTCATCTCTTCGTGTGTTTCATCAGTATTTTCGGTTGGTTCGGACTTGTGTAATATAGGTTTAGGACGCTTTATTGAGAGTGGACTCAGTTTCGCTTCGCGTATGGCGACCACCTTATCGCCTATAGGCAGGCCTGTTGCGGGGGTCGGCGGCAAGATGCCGGTATCGTTCCAAACATCTGTTATAAGCGTTGCCGCTGTAGGTAGCCCGGTATCGGCTGTAGATGCCCGTAACCACACCCCCGCTTCATCCTCCGACAATGCTATCTCTGCGTTGTCAATCTCACCCTCTTGCCGGTTCCAATAATGAAATCCATCTGCTTGTCTGGCATAAGAAAACCCGCGCCTAAAAAACGCCTCTTTGGCGAGGTCAAGTTTGTTGGATCCGAGGGAGTATGGCACGTCAGGGATATTCTCCTTGTGTTGTACATTTTGCGAAACAGGTTCGGGCAGTGCAGCGCGAAGCGCATCAATAGCCGCGAAAAAAACCTCTTTAGGAATCAGAGGCGGGTCTAACAGGTTTCCGAGCAGGATTTCATAGCGCGCATCCCAGCAGTTGTGTCCCTTCTCGCCCAGAATTTCAATATATGCTTTGTGTTGGTGCGGATGCTCTGCCGTCGATGTCTGTTTATTGACGGACAACAAGAGCTGCTCAGTGTTCGGGTGCAGGTACCCCGGTATCCGGCAAGAAAAACGCAGCCCACCCGACTCTGACAGCGTCAACAACGGGTTCGCAACGGCATCAACAAGTGCTTGAACACACGCAAGAATAGCCTCAGGTGCAGCACAGATGGCTTGATATGTAAAGTCGATATCATGCCAGGGGGCGTCATCGCGTGCCGAGGGCATACCCGTATACACGTGAATCCCGAACGACTCGTGCCATTGGGTGATATCCCAGGCTCCCGCCTTTTGAGGGTTCAAGAACCGTTCGCCTCCAAAATGCCGCGGCGGCCGGTCGGTTCCAGGTGCCTGCCCGATTGGCATAAAAGAGATGCCAGCTGCCTCCAAGTCTTGAAGCATCACAGGGTATCCGTGAGCACAATAGACTGTGAAATGGTAAGGCAGCCCTTTGTAAAGCCGAGGGGTTGAGATCGTCTTCCGTTGCTTAAGTGGATTCTCGTGCCGTTGGTGGCAGCGTGAAATAATATCTTGCAAGACATTGGTTGTCATTGACACATTTTCCTATAGTGCGGGCAGGTTCCAAAAAATTCTGTGGCAAACTCACGCTGGAAAATACCCTTTATGAGGTGTTCGCAAACTTCATATCTTCTTACTTAAAAGCGTAGAAATATATCAGGATTCGTCGGTTTGGACTTTCAAAAAGTTGTTATAAAGAGTGCAATGAACCTCTGCAAATAAGGGGTTTTCATACTTATCCGATTATTATATCAGAACTTCTCAGAAAAAAGCAACCCTTTTCCTGAGAAATCGGAGCTATTTAATTTCTTAGAACTGAATGACGCTGTGTTTTGTGGTGAAAACGTTGCTTTTTGCCTAAAAATATCGTATAATTTTAGTTACATATAGGCATTATCATTTTTTAAGTTGAGAAATAATGAAATATGTCATATTATAACCCATAGCGCTTTGGACAAATAAGGTGACACCTATGCGAAACGGACACATCAATATTAACTGCACTCAACGGATTTTACCGATACGCCAGGTCTATGGTGTGTGCGTTGCTGCTGTGCACCGCTGCTCTATATGTTTGTTGCTTCCGCGTATCATTAACGCAGCGTTAAACTATGCGAACTATACGATTACCCCCTCCATCTTCTTAATAAATAATAAGTGCTATGTTTCACAAGATAGTATATATAGACTTCATGGGCGTTCTATCTTTGTCGTGCCCGCGCGCGCCTCGTCGTTTTCTACGGCGTGTCTCGCCGCGGGCTATTTTATGTTACGGCATTGGAGTGCTTGCAGTGCATATTTCTATTTCTTACGATTTTCGATAGAGTGCGCAAGTGCGGAGGGGTTAGACAAAATGTTTAGATATTCTATATCAAAAGGAGAATTCTGATGAAGTTTGATAGAACGGCATTGAAAATAACATTTTTTATTTTCATTTCTGGATTAATCTTGATGTCTAATGTAGCAAATAGCCAAGCACCATCGGTGACCGGTTGGACACAGTCGACTGCTTATTCAGACCCAGAAACCTATAAAGAGATTGAATTGGATGATGCCGGAAATGTGACCTTTGGAGTTACACTTACTGGCACACATCTTAATTTAGTAAAAGTCAAGTTTGAATTGGCTGGAGCAGGTAGCACCGCTGCAACGCTAGATGTGGGCACTGCTGATATTCCTACAGCTACATACGAAGTGACGGCAGCGACTGAATTCAATGCCCGGCATACATACGTGACCTATAATGGCGAGTGCCATGAGAATGACCTAACCCCGGAACCGGATGAAAACGACCGGTGCACGCGTGAGGGGACTGTTGTTGCTGGCCCTAATAAATACACACTGACGGCTACCATTGTTCCTACAGCGACAAACGGTGAAACCGTCAACACCGGGAGTGTTTCTACTAGTTCTAGTTGGAATTTTTGGATTGTTGACACGCTACCACCAAAAACAACACCACAGTATGTCCAGCCGCCTCGGAATCCACAGCCACAGCCTACGCCACCTTCCGGCGGTGGCACGCCAACGCCACCGCCAGTTCAGCAGAATAACGCCCCTGTATTCTCCGATGGCACAGCAACGACACGTTCTATTGCAGAGAATACGGCTTCAGGTGTGAGTATAGGTGCTACTGTCTCTGCAACGGATGCGGATAATGACACGCTCACCTATACCCTCGGTGGGACGGATGCAGGATCGTTTAGTATCGACAGCACTACTGGACAACTGCGAACCAGCGCGGCGTTAGATTATGAAACCAAGACCTCTTATTCGGTCACGGTTTCCGTTTCCGACGGCAATGGTGGCAGTGATAGCATTACCGTCAGCATTAATATTACAGATGTTGTTGAAGGCGGTTCGCAGCCCCCTACGCCACCTCCCGGCGGCGAAGGCACGCAACAGCCAAGCACGCCGCCCGTGCAACCACCGTCTCAACAACAGCCTGATGCCTCTGTTGAGGAAGACACACAGCCAACTGGGCAACCGCCAACGAACAACCAAGGTTCAGGGGGCGGTGGTAGAGTTATATCTACACCAAAGCCTGCTGACCTTGTAAATCATACTATAAAGCCATTTGACTATGATGCGGAAGGTGTCGGTAAAGTGGTCTTTAGTGAATGGATGTTATCAAAACTCAATGATATGCCGCAGTGGATAGAAGTGTATAATACCACCGATAAAAACATCAACCTTCAAGGCTGGAAGATTGTCGGTAGGTTCAAGGACGGCAATGGGAATATTCGTATATTGGAGCCACACACCCTAACCTCTCAAGTCGTAAAAGCAAAAAAGGCGCGTGTGATCGCGGCTTACTCGGCAACGCATTATAGCGGCTCTTCTTCTAATAATATACAGGGTGAAGTGTATTTATTAGAAGTTTTTAAACGGCTGTGGATCGGAAAAGCGATTGTGTTAGAGTTGCAGGACAGTGAAGGGACTCCGATAGACCGCATCGGTAACCTCAACGCGCAAGATGAGGTCACTTGGTATATTCCTTACAGAACGCGGGATAGCGTCAATAAAGAGAGACGGATATCGCTGATTAGACGGTTGAAGTCAGTGGAATCTCGTCAGTATAATCTCCGATTCGGCATGACAGCCTTCGGTTGGTTTCCTGCGAATGACGTTGAGACCCTCACGGAAGGTAAGCGGAGTCTGTATTATTACGGTCATCCTACGGACATCGGGACTCCTGGCTATAGGACCGAAGGCGCAGACCCGTTACCGGTTACGTTATCTTCGTTTATCCCTCAGATAGCGGAGAGTGGTGAGGTCGTTCTGAATTGGACGACGGCATCGGAGATTGAGAATGCTGGCTTTAATATCTTTCGGAGTGAAGCTGAACAAGGTGCGTTTGTCAAAATCAACGCGAGTCTGATTCAAGGTGCGGGGACAACGAGCGACCGTAACGCATACACGTGGATAGATACAACGGCGAAACCGAATGTTGAGTATTACTACCGTATAGAAGATATGTCTTTTGATGGTATCAGTGAAGTGCTTACGACGCAACGTTTGAAAGGTATCTTTACGGCGAAGAACAGAACTCTCACACGTTGGGCGATCGTAAAGAAAGGGACAGAATAAGGCGTTTTGAGATAGAAATCGGGTGATTTTCTCCGATGTCCGGTGCGGTTAGGAAACCGACCGTCTCGACCCCCAGGCCGGTCGGTTCGGAATGTAATACAAGGACTGGAAATGTAATACAAGGAACGGATTTAGTCTAACCCCAGACTAAATCCAGTCTATTCCCAGCCCCCCCCAACCGAACCATAGGTGTCAATTTAGCGATTTTTCGTGCCATTCTCGTCCTCTTAAGTCTGAACTGTGATTGCTGTGATTTTTCTGATTTTTCTGATAAGATTTCTGATAAAAAATAAGGTTCTGATTGTGGTGTTGAAGTTTCTACAGCGGTGGCGTTCCCGGGGAACTGATTCGTTGTCAGGCGAAATATTTACACGCCCACGAAAATTAATGCCCTTGCACTTATCATCGTGATACTTTATGATATAGGATATGAGAATATCCAAAGGAGAGAAATTTAGATGCTAAGTGTTGATGAAGCCCGCCAACGGATGTTAGATACCATTCCGGTTTTATCCTCGGAAAAGCGCGGAATTCTTGCGTGTACGGGCTATGTCCTTGCCGAGGCACTGCGTGCTACAGAAAATATCCCGCCATTTGACAATTCAGCGATGGATGGATATGCCGTTCGCGCAGCCGATGTCCGAAACGCTTCCGAGAAGAATCCTGCCGTGCTTTCAGTTGTAGAGATGATCGCAGCGGGGTATGCCCCAACAAAACAGGTTGCAGCCGGGCAAGCGTCGCGAATCATGACGGGCGCGATGATGCCT contains:
- a CDS encoding cadherin domain-containing protein: MKFDRTALKITFFIFISGLILMSNVANSQAPSVTGWTQSTAYSDPETYKEIELDDAGNVTFGVTLTGTHLNLVKVKFELAGAGSTAATLDVGTADIPTATYEVTAATEFNARHTYVTYNGECHENDLTPEPDENDRCTREGTVVAGPNKYTLTATIVPTATNGETVNTGSVSTSSSWNFWIVDTLPPKTTPQYVQPPRNPQPQPTPPSGGGTPTPPPVQQNNAPVFSDGTATTRSIAENTASGVSIGATVSATDADNDTLTYTLGGTDAGSFSIDSTTGQLRTSAALDYETKTSYSVTVSVSDGNGGSDSITVSINITDVVEGGSQPPTPPPGGEGTQQPSTPPVQPPSQQQPDASVEEDTQPTGQPPTNNQGSGGGGRVISTPKPADLVNHTIKPFDYDAEGVGKVVFSEWMLSKLNDMPQWIEVYNTTDKNINLQGWKIVGRFKDGNGNIRILEPHTLTSQVVKAKKARVIAAYSATHYSGSSSNNIQGEVYLLEVFKRLWIGKAIVLELQDSEGTPIDRIGNLNAQDEVTWYIPYRTRDSVNKERRISLIRRLKSVESRQYNLRFGMTAFGWFPANDVETLTEGKRSLYYYGHPTDIGTPGYRTEGADPLPVTLSSFIPQIAESGEVVLNWTTASEIENAGFNIFRSEAEQGAFVKINASLIQGAGTTSDRNAYTWIDTTAKPNVEYYYRIEDMSFDGISEVLTTQRLKGIFTAKNRTLTRWAIVKKGTE
- a CDS encoding zinc ABC transporter substrate-binding protein, with protein sequence MQNIYISLCLIGILVWSGCDPKGQPDTATSDKLRIVATIGMITDIVKNVGGTRVEVTGMVEPGVDPHFYNPTPKDVQRLGSADIIFYNGLHLEAKMVDILAKMSQDTPTVAVTDAVDRRLLLTPAEYDGLYDPHLWFDVKLWMQAAGKVRDALSEFDADNTLLYQSNAERYLMELTELDAYVKSQVERVPSQQRVLVTAHDCFNYFGRAYGFEVGGLQGISTATEVGIADVQELATFIAERRISAMFVESSVSSRSLEAVKAAVKSKGFDVKIGGVLFTDAMGNEGTPEGTYTGMIRHNIDTIVHALIGKSEL
- a CDS encoding TonB-dependent receptor, which produces MLSTCACSHRSPTVGMLKKRPYLFVLVSGIIVCLLCYLKDSESASNTTWSLEGEVVETQSSTRLNGVTVRIKGLERRVRTDANGRFKFDAVPEGQQTLQILKVGYQRFEQIIDVNASTPYLKIELEALSFQMQTIRVHSSNRALSQFEETTDLVLDEAELQRRLGMTLANTLADETGISQRMMGRAIARPVIRGLGGDRLLILENGERTGDKSASSADHAVSIDPTTAEGVEITRGPAALIYGSSTLGGVINVKSNHIPQILPRRLDMHLTFQGESVNSGLTGTTGFTFPIGDFAGNVEWNRRLASDIQTPVGVLENTALSNVNFSGGASLIKPWGFIGASGSSYRSDYGVPGSPEGHINGVNIELDKQRYEGQMEYRFNTTILEKVKLQTAYTRYQHQEWESNGRLGVEFGLLTYNVSAMAHLLDNAIAGVWWEYRDHATDGFYWTPHTRELALAGFYLNQRNFDKLTLQGAIRYDLRRSEPFRPGAVVRAGAVQRRDFNGFSGAASGIYHWTDRLSTGATLMKTFRAPGIEELFSDGPHLAVYSYEIGNAELGPENGYGTELFVKYTDDRFRFNLALFRNHIQNYLVPTNSGEKEWGSGAAGWLWIYQYMGHDVVMDGAEIQIGGEILSQVHLQLNMSYVNGTIQTSGYPMERVPPFNGKFVISYTPTPLHLYVASRFSGSQTRLGEFEEPTDGYLVYDIGSYLNFSWWQIENMVVFEIENLFNTTYREHLSRIKAAMPEPGRNVKLLYKLNF
- a CDS encoding MerC domain-containing protein codes for the protein MKRNFNPELVNTTGACLSVACAACLPFACAIHCLAMPLLGTVLPLIGLSFLANERVEFILIASAIGLAIGSLAWGVRRHRNWRAFLVLIAALAFIATAQTAVEGTFEVVFYSIGGVLLASAHLVNRHLCKTCLTCEPENV